DNA from Fusobacteriaceae bacterium:
ACGGCCCCGGGCTCGATCCGCGCGTCAATGTAGCGCAGATCCAGAGTGGGCACGCCGGAATTCCGCCGGTCGTTTTCCAGATAGGATTCCGTGATTTTTTCCTTGTAATCCGTCAAAACCCGGTCGATTTCCGTCGCTTCCCCCGCCAGGAACCAGGATCCGTCCCCTTTGAAGACTTTTGCGCTCGTCCGGAGCCCCGTCAGGTCACCGGCGATCCAAGCCTTGACCGGCGTCTTCCGGCTGGCGTTTTTGATAAAAGCGATGATTTCCTCGGCCGTATTGAGATTTCCCATAATTCCTCCCTCTGAATGATCTTTATGAATCGCTATGTTCCGGGCGAATGGCCATTCGCCCCATGGTTTCCCTTAAATGATGTCTTCCATCGTGTAAAAACCGGCTTTTTTTTGGACCAGCAAGCGGGCCGCGGTTATGGCCCCCCGGACAAAGATGGCCTTTGAGGCCGCCGTATGCTTGAGTTCGATGATTTCGTCGTCCCCGCAGAAATAGACTGCGTGTTCTCCGGCGATGGTCCCGCCCCGAAGGGCGCTGACGCCGATTTCATATTTTTCCCGTTTTTTGTTGCCCGCCCGGCCGTTGACTTGCGTGACCGCTTCGGGAATGGCGCTGGCGGCGGCTTCGGCCAGGGTCTTGGCCGTGCCGCTGGGGGCGTCCAGCTTCTTGTTGTGATGTTTTTCGACGATTTCAATATCGAAGGTCTCGTATAACAAGGGCGTTACGGCCTTGATCATTTTGACGAGAATGTTGATCCCGAGGGAGACATTGGACGCCAAAAGAAGCGGAATCTTCCCGCCCGCTTGTTTCATGAGGGCAAGATCCTCCGCCGTATATCCCGTGGTCGCGATCAAAAGCGGTATTTTACGCGTCGTCGCGAAGTCAAGGAGCTTCGGTATCCTCGAAAAATGCGAAAAACTGATGATGACGTCTCCGGTCTCGGACGTCAGCTCGTCGGCAAAGCCCGCGACTTTGAGGTCGCGGCTTTCCTCAAGGGCTTTTTTCAAAAGGCCGGACATGGTTCCGGTGCCGTGGATGATGACTTTCATAGGCGGATTCCCAACTTTTCCATCAGCGTTTTCAGGATTTCGAGATTTTTTTCCTCGATGGGTCCCAGAGGCGACCGGCCCGGGCCAACATTGAAGCCGAGGAGATTGAGGGCCGCCTTGACCGGAACGGGATTGACCTCGTAAAAGAGGGCGTTCATCAGCGGCAGATACTTGAGCTGGATCTCCCGGGCCCTGGCGTAGTCGTTGTTGAGAGCGGCCACAGCCATTTCGTGGGTT
Protein-coding regions in this window:
- the dapB gene encoding 4-hydroxy-tetrahydrodipicolinate reductase, whose protein sequence is MKVIIHGTGTMSGLLKKALEESRDLKVAGFADELTSETGDVIISFSHFSRIPKLLDFATTRKIPLLIATTGYTAEDLALMKQAGGKIPLLLASNVSLGINILVKMIKAVTPLLYETFDIEIVEKHHNKKLDAPSGTAKTLAEAAASAIPEAVTQVNGRAGNKKREKYEIGVSALRGGTIAGEHAVYFCGDDEIIELKHTAASKAIFVRGAITAARLLVQKKAGFYTMEDII